CGGGGTTCTCACCCTCGAAAGCGCCGCCGCGGCCGCCCCGGAGACGACCGGTGGGCTCGATCCGACACTCGATCACGGACACGACGGGGCCGTCGAACCCGACGCGAGGACTGGCGGACCCGGCGACGATCCGACCGACTCCGGCGACGACCCGACAGCGGCAGTCGTCACCCACGCCGCCGGGGTCCAACTCATCTACGAAGGACTCCGGCTGACGCGATCGCTCTCTCACGACCCGCCGTGGACTGGCCTCGACGACGCGGCCGAGGACGGCGATCTGGCGATTCTCGCCGCCGACATCCTCGTCGCTCGCGGGTTCTACCTCCTCGCCCGGACCGACGCCGCCGGCAAGGCGGTCCGGACCGTCCAGGCGTTCGGCCGCGACCAGACGCGCCGCGACGCCGTCCCTCGCGACGAACCGAGACACGACGAGGAGTTCGGCCACGACGGATCCACCGCCGACGCCGA
The nucleotide sequence above comes from Halosolutus halophilus. Encoded proteins:
- a CDS encoding DUF7114 family protein, which translates into the protein MDQADSCRRAAAEAVADVEPPRLHDRIDAVLDGASMLPGVLTLESAAAAAPETTGGLDPTLDHGHDGAVEPDARTGGPGDDPTDSGDDPTAAVVTHAAGVQLIYEGLRLTRSLSHDPPWTGLDDAAEDGDLAILAADILVARGFYLLARTDAAGKAVRTVQAFGRDQTRRDAVPRDEPRHDEEFGHDGSTADADAASPVDSASIDANLERDVLELAVLAGAAAIGETPSPRLLGIADQLADTVGTSLPPAGECLTRFETSPDRSLDDPTTDRATSATDP